A part of Bacillus thuringiensis genomic DNA contains:
- a CDS encoding peptide ABC transporter substrate-binding protein, with protein MKKKFVPGIASVVGVSILLTGCGSYKNEASGANAKDEAPSKQVLNLSSPTEIRTMDTARATDTDSGQVMRNVFEGLYNLGEGNKPVPGVAKSHEVSGDKTKYTFHLRDSKWSNGTPVTAKDFVFAWQRAVDPATASEYAFLFFDIKNATKINNKELPAEQLGVKAIDDHTFEVELERPVPYFISLTAFPTFLPINEEFFKAQGDKYALEDNTILYNGAFTLSDWKHEQSFKFKKNPTYWDKDTVKLEEINFNVVKEKSTEVNLFESKQLDRIKLTSDFVDKYKKDANFKERPNVGVQFLRMNQQNKVLQNVSARQAIDQTIDRKSFVNTLLNDGSTPTSSLVPKNFAKGPDGTDFRVANGDLTKVDTKSAQELWKKAKQELGSEKITLELLTSDGDLEKKTGEFLKGQLEKNLDGLTVNIKPQPRKQQVSLLLKGDYEIGIDGWSPDFADPITFLELFTTNNPYNLDHYSNKEFDETIAKVKTTLAGDEKARWEALLASEKILFKDSVIAPLYQKGESYLERSYVKGIVQVDFAGQLNFKWAKIEK; from the coding sequence ATGAAAAAGAAGTTTGTACCCGGTATTGCATCAGTTGTAGGAGTAAGTATTTTATTAACTGGTTGCGGTAGTTATAAAAACGAAGCAAGCGGAGCAAATGCAAAAGACGAGGCGCCTAGTAAACAGGTTTTAAACTTATCTTCACCTACTGAAATACGAACAATGGATACAGCTCGTGCTACAGATACTGATTCTGGTCAAGTAATGAGAAACGTATTTGAAGGTTTGTATAATCTTGGTGAAGGTAACAAACCTGTCCCTGGTGTTGCAAAATCTCATGAAGTAAGTGGCGATAAGACGAAATACACATTCCATTTACGAGATTCAAAATGGTCAAACGGCACTCCTGTTACCGCGAAAGATTTTGTCTTCGCTTGGCAAAGAGCTGTCGATCCAGCAACAGCCTCTGAATATGCATTTCTATTCTTTGATATTAAAAACGCAACAAAAATTAACAACAAAGAACTTCCAGCCGAACAACTTGGTGTAAAAGCAATTGATGACCATACGTTTGAGGTAGAATTAGAGCGTCCTGTTCCGTATTTTATTAGCTTAACAGCGTTCCCAACATTTCTACCAATTAACGAGGAATTCTTTAAAGCACAAGGTGATAAGTATGCTTTAGAAGACAATACAATTTTGTATAACGGAGCTTTTACACTAAGCGATTGGAAGCACGAACAAAGCTTTAAATTCAAGAAAAACCCTACCTATTGGGATAAAGATACTGTCAAACTGGAAGAAATCAATTTTAACGTCGTAAAAGAAAAATCTACAGAAGTAAATTTATTCGAATCAAAACAATTAGATCGTATCAAACTAACATCTGACTTCGTTGATAAATATAAAAAGGATGCTAACTTTAAAGAACGGCCAAACGTAGGGGTACAGTTTCTACGTATGAATCAACAAAACAAAGTACTTCAAAACGTTTCTGCACGCCAAGCAATCGATCAAACAATTGATCGAAAATCCTTTGTAAATACGTTATTAAATGATGGCTCTACACCAACCTCTAGTCTCGTGCCAAAAAACTTTGCAAAAGGACCTGACGGAACAGACTTCCGCGTTGCAAACGGCGATTTAACAAAGGTTGATACAAAATCGGCACAAGAATTATGGAAAAAGGCAAAACAAGAACTTGGATCTGAAAAAATAACATTAGAATTATTAACAAGTGATGGTGACCTTGAGAAGAAAACTGGTGAATTCTTAAAAGGACAACTAGAAAAGAATTTAGATGGCTTAACAGTAAATATAAAACCGCAACCGCGTAAGCAACAAGTTTCGCTTTTATTAAAAGGAGACTACGAAATCGGAATCGATGGCTGGAGCCCTGATTTTGCAGATCCAATTACATTCCTTGAGCTATTTACAACGAATAACCCTTATAACTTAGATCATTACTCTAATAAGGAGTTCGATGAAACAATAGCAAAAGTGAAAACAACTTTAGCTGGTGATGAAAAAGCTCGCTGGGAAGCATTACTAGCATCCGAGAAAATATTATTTAAAGACTCTGTTATCGCTCCTCTTTACCAAAAGGGCGAATCTTATTTAGAACGTTCTTATGTGAAAGGAATTGTGCAAGTAGACTTTGCAGGTCAATTAAACTTCAAATGGGCAAAAATTGAAAAATAA